In the genome of Acidobacteriota bacterium, the window CCGAATCTGGCCGAGGCACGCACAGTCATCGGAATATCGCTTTCGAAGGAATTGAAATGGCCCGAAGCTGAGCGTGAATATAGGAAGGCTCTGGAGATCGATCCAAAAAACGCAGGCTCACATTACCAGTACGGCATTTTCCTCCAGTACATCGGCCGCACCGGTGACTCGATCCGTGAGATCAAAACTGCCGTCGAATTGGATCCCCAATCTTTGATAATGCAGGCAAACCTCGCCGGGGCGTATCTCTTTGACAGGCAAAGCGAATTGGGATTGGACTTGGCAAAGAAAGCTTTCGACCTAGATCCTAACTTTATTTCGGGCCGTTTTTGGCTTGCTTATGCCTACTGTGCGAATAAGAAATATGCCGAGACGATCGAGCTTATAGACAAAGCGCCGAGTGACGAAGTTTCTCAGCGAATATTAGCTCGTTTTCGCGGATACGCTTACGCAAAAAGCGGACGCCGTAGTGAGGCTGAATCGATTCTCGCAAAATACAGTTCAGATCCGACGTTCTCAGACTCGTCAAATGCCGCCACGATTTATGGAGCACTTGGCGACAAGGACAAGGCATTTGCCGCGCTAGAGAAAGGTTTTGCCGCGAAAGAGCAATTGTCGCGAATAAAGGTCGATCCGCTTTTCGACGACCTCCGCGACGACCCGCGATTTAAGGATCTGCTGAAACGGATGAATCTGCCGGAATAGAAGCTGATGAAATGGTTGGGGCAAAGACAAAGATCAGACGATCGAATATCTAAACAAAGCGTATGACGAGCGTGAAAGGCCGTTGCTCCTACGAAAGGTCAATAAAACCTGGGACTTCGTGCGAGACGACCCGCGATTTAAGGAATTGGTCAAACGAGTCGGGATCCCGGAATAGAAATTAATTATGAAACGATGCCCAGAGTTGAGGCGGGATCACTAGGGCAGCATGTTCGAAATAATTTATACAAAGTAAGGCAGTCCGTGATAAAGTAAGGATTATCGGGGAAGGAAAATGCAATCAAGCGCAAAAATAACCAGCAAAGGGCAGATCACCATACCGCTCAAGGTAAGGACGGCACTCGGCGTTAAGGAAGGCGACAAATTGGTTTTCGAACAGAATGGCGGCGAGATGACCGTTAGGCCGCAAAAGCGAGAGAGTCGTTTTGCAAAATATGCCGGAATTGGAAATCCGGGTATTGGCAAGGGTCGCGAGGCCGTCATTAGCTACGTTCGCAGCCTTCGAGATCCGGAATGATATCGGCTGTTGATACGAACGTCATTGTCGCTCTTTGGGATGCCGACGAACGCGATCACCTAACCGCTCTCGATCTGCTTGATGAAGCGGCGTCGCGCGGCGGTATCGCGATTTGCGGTGCGGTTTATGGCGAATTGTTGGCAGGGCCTGGACGTACTGAGGAGTTTATTAATAACTTTCTCGACGATGCTGAGATCGTGGTCAATTGGTCCAGTAGCGAAGCCATTTGGCGAACTGCGGCTTCGGCTTTTCAGAAATATGCCGCACGCCGACGGCGCGGGAGATCCGGCGAAGCTCGACGCATTTTGACAGATTTTTACATAGGCGCTCACGCTCTCGAAAATGGGCACAGCCTTTTGACTCTCGACGACGGGATCTACCGCGCAGCTTTTCCGAAGTTATCGCTTTTTCGCGTTTGAGAACAGGATCATACGAGACCAATGAAAACTATCAGAAATGAAGCCAACCGCTCGAGCCTGATCGACCGTTTGAGCAAGTTAAAAGGTGATGAAACCCCGCTTTGGGGCCGGATGAATGTGAATCAAATGATGTCGCATCTCGTTCAGGCGGGCGAATTTCCATTTGAAGCGAGCCTCCCGGACAAGAGTACGTTTGCGTCGCGAACGTTTATCAAGCCGCTTATTCTGTACGTCCTGACGATGCCGAAGGAGGTTAAGGTGAGTGCCGATTTTGATCAGCAGGCCAATGGACGCAAGCCCGAGGAATTTGATGCTGATCGCGGGAAGCTCGTCGATCTGATCAACAAACTCGGCGACGCGCCGGTCGATAGCGAATGCAAATATCATCCGATGTTCGGAAAAATGACGGCGAAGGAATGGGCTCTGCTCGTCCACAAACACATCGACCATCATCTTAGGCAATTCGGAGTTTAGCTAAAAAGCCTCGGCAAACGGCGTTGGAGATTTTTTGGCAGGAGAATTTCCATCGCATCATCGACCGTTACGATGCCGGCGATGTCGCCTTCGTCGTCGATGACGGGTAGGGCGAGCAGATTGTATTCGGAGATCGTCTGAGCAACATCCTCGGCACTTTCGGACGGGTGGGCGAAGCGGAAATCGGTACGCATCACTTCCTCAAGCTTTCGGTTCGGGTCGGCGAGAATCAGCGAACGGAGCGAGATCAGGCCGCAGATCTTCCATGAATCTTCTTCCTCCACCACGTAGAGGTAATAGATCATGTTCGGCGTCTCGGCCATTTCGCGCAGGCCTCGAATGGTCTCACCAACGGTCAGGTGCTTTGGGAAAACAACGAATTCGGTCGTCATCAAGCCGCCGGCTGTATCGTGTTCGAACCGCATCAATTCCGCTACGTCTGCCTTCTCATTTTCCTCCATTAGATTGAAAAGCTGCTCCGACTTTTCATCGTCCATTTCATCGAGGACGTCGACAGCATCGTCGGGTGACATTTCTTCCAGAATGTCGGCTGCCCGCTCTTCGTCCATGTCTTCGAGGATGCGTGCCTGAGCCTCCGTGGACATCTCTTCGAGAGTGTCCGCCGCGATCTCGTCATCGAGGCTTTCGACGACCTCAGTTCGGTGAATAGGGGAAAGAGATTCAGCGAGTTGGGCGATCTCGACCGGATGAAGCCGGGAAAGTTTATCCTTCGAAGATTTAAGCTGCACCGTCACGGTCGCCGTATCGGTCGCGAGGTATCCTACGTCGGCCCAGTCAATGACCTCAACGGGCCGATCGCTGCCGTAAAAGCCTTTCGGCATCAGGCGGCGAACGAACCCCTGCAGGCTCACATCTGCGCCTGAGACACGCCACATATCGCCCGCCTCGATTAGCTGCACATCGTTCACACGAACCACGCGTTTGCCGTCGACGTCGATCAACTGGTTATCAAGCACGTCCTTACCCAACAAGACCTCGCCATCCCTTCGAACAAAGGGTGTCAGATTAAGTATTGCGGATGTCATCGTAGCCCCGTGCAAACCCAGGTTCTGAAAATCACGACTCGGAATAAAGAAATTTCGGCGGCTGTACCTCGCAACCAGGCCGATCACCGGCGGATGTTCTTCCTCACCGTATTTCACGATCACATCTTTGATCACCGCGATCTTTTCATCACGGATATCAAAGATCGGCCGGTTAAGGATTTGCGAAATGTAAAGCATGATCAAATGTCAGTTATCACCAAAGAGAATACCATTGACCACCGACCTCTGCCCACTACCAGCTACAATTGCCACAACAATGTTAAAAATTTTTGTAATTTGTGGAAACAATGCAAGCTTGCGCTTTTTTATTAAATAGGTGAAAGGGTCATGGCCGAGAAAAAAGGCCATTCGAACTCGATGGATACCCGTCTACCTATCCCCATCCACAATGAAAAAATCACACCTATCAATACTCATCTGCCTACTGCTAGCGACTCCCGCTTTGTCGCAGGACCGCCCACGTTTTTTTGATAATTTTGACACTTCCCACGGTGTTCAGGTCGTAAAACCCGCATACATACAAACCTCAGCCAAAGGCGGGCCATCCGCCAGTTCAGTCACCTACGCAACGCCGTCCGGCAGCACGAAACTAGTAAATGGCAAGCGGTATTTGATGCCAACCGGCATGTCGGCTCCGGTCAACGCCTCAAAGGCAAAGCAAAACACGAGATCGTCAAACATGAACGTTTACGAGGGGCTCGCTGAGCGTGAGGGAACGAGCTACGGTACACGTTCGTCAGCGATGTCCATGGGCACAAATAACGGTATGAAGGGGTTTACGACCGGAAATCCCGAACACGATTCTTACATTGTCGATTCGAGCCGACGCTATGGGATCGATCCGCTGCTTATATACGCTCAGATGCATCAGGAATCGTCATTCAAGCTCAAAGCGACATCAAACAAAGGGGCGAGCGGCCTGATGCAGCTCATGCCCGCGACCGCGAGACGTCTCGGGGTGTCTAATATCTACGACCCGAAACAAAATATCGAGGGCGGCGTTAAGTACATGAGAATGCTGCTTGATATGTTCGGCCAGGATGTAAATCTCGCCCTGGCAGGCTACAACGCGGGCGAAGGCGCGGTGATGAAATACGGAAATAATATTCCGCCTTATAACGAGACCCGCGAATACGTCCGTCGTATTTCAGCGAGATACAGCTCGATCTCAAATCCCGCACTCGCGAGCACGATGCCGCGGGTGAACAATAGAACAGCCGCTCAGCTGGCAAAAAATGAAGCTCCGCCGCTCACGATCCAGCAGAACGCAATGGCGGTCAAACTTCCCGATGGCCGGATGAGGTTAGTAAATTAGTCTGTTCTCCGCTCAACGAGCAATTCTTCTCCAACTAGTCGCCATCGACATCCGCGGCCGGACGCACCGGCCGCGTTTTTTTTTGGATCACTGGTTCCAATGCGATAGTTGCGAATGATTGTCCGTCAGATCGTTTGTGGAGTATCATTTGCTCGGAGAAGATAAGCGTATGTATTGCATCAAATGCGGGGCGGATAATTTAGAGACGGCAAAGTTTTGCCGGAAATGCGGCGAGTCTTTCGAGGTAGAGGAAGAAACCCGCGTGGCGATTCGCGAAAACGGTGCGGTTGCCTCGATGGGCGGCGATGCGGATACTGATTCGCAGGAAGCCGAGATATTCGCGATCAGCCCGACACTGATGTTCGTGAAGGTCGGCTATGCTCTCGCGGCTCTCGGCGCCTTGTTTTTAGCGGCTTTTACGAGCGTCTTTCTTTCGAATTGGATATCGGTTTGGCTGTCGGTATTTATTGGCCTGCTGCTGTTTTTGATCCCCGCATATTATCACTTCAAAAGGCAGATGGTCAGCTACAAGCTCACAGAATCAAAGCTCGAGATCGACGAAGGCTTTATATCCCGCACGACCCGCAGCGTTCCGATCCGGCGCATTCAGGACGTCACCGTTTCATCGACGATGCTCCAGCGAATGCTCGGCTTCGGCAACCTGACCATCGACAACGCCAGCGACGACGGCGGCAAGGTCGTGATGAAAAACATCAACACCCCGAAATTCTACGCCGACGTTCTGCTCAGACAGATGCGGCGGCTAGATCAGTGATGCAAAAGCCCGCGCGTAAGCAAGGGCGAATCACTCAAGTTGAATGTTTCGCCCTTTGCATGTAACTGCGGGCTTTCGCCCAGTATCTATTCGATCCCCGAAAAATCCAGATCCGTGATCGTATCGAGAACCTGAACCAGCCGCGAGGAGAAGCGGTAGCGGTTTGAGCGGACTTCCATCACGACACTCGATCCGGCCTCGACGTCGAAGAATTTGTAGTACCCAAACGACCCCGTCGTCGCCGTCCGCCGATTGCCCTGCGGATCCGTGATCGTCACCGTCGCGTTCCGCAGCCCACGCCCATCCGGCGACAACACACGCCCCGAAATATCGATTCCCGTTGCCGTTGACGGAAGCAGCTCAATACCCCAACCGCCCTTCAGTTCTCCAGTGAGTTCATCCACGTTTTCCGGCCTTGCGACTCCGTTGTCATCGCGGATGTAGAGGTTCCACGTACCGTTTGCCGTAACACCGGCAAAGTTTCCATAAAGCGATTGGGCATTCGTTCTCGCAACCACGCATCCCGGTTCGACATACGGCCCGGCTGGTGCCGGTGCCGGGAAGTTCGTTACGGGCGTCTCGCATGTAGTTGGCTTGAAGATACCCGTTGCCAGCGGACCTGAGTCAGGCAGCACTGCGTTCGGGTAATCCGCCAGGGTCAGTGTGACCGCTCCGGCTTCCGTGATCGCGACAGGTCCGCCGACATCGCCGACCAGAGCATATTTCGCTCCGTTCGGGCCGACCAGCAGCACGTCGAGATTATCCGGCTTCGTCGAATAGAAATCGTACAGCGTCACTCTGATGCGGAAGGCGTTCGTCGTTGCTCCCGTGACCACGATCGGCGACGGATACAGCCCTGCGGCCGTGCCCTGGATGATCGAGATCGCAGCCGGGTTCTTGAACTGGTTCGCCGTGTCATTGATCGTCAGTACCGCACTGTTCGGGGCAGAAGCACCTGGTGTCACGTTAGTGAGCGTCAGGTTGACCGTCTCGTCCGTATCCGCACTGAGATCGCCGCACAAGCCGAGCGTGACGGTCTTAGACGTTTCGCCGGGGTTAAAGTTAATTACGTTCCCCGTCATGTTGATAACGTCAGCTCCTGTTCCGCAACCCGCTGTTCCGATAACCGCTCGGGTCGACGTTAGCGTCAGGAACGCCGTTGTGCCACCGGTCGTCACACCAGTTCTGTTGATCGTAACGTCTATAGATTGCGACTCATCTTGCTTGTAAGTCGTTGAGCCAAAGGCGAGAAATGTTGTCGGCGTTGGGCTCGGCGTTGGTGTCGGTGTTACCCCGACCGGAACCATCGCATAGCCGCGGGTCGCACCGTTGAAGACGCCGGTTCCGACAATAATTCCGTTATCGCTGATCCCGAGAGCTGATGACGAAGTGTTAGTCGAGAGATCCCAGCCGGAGTTTGCGGGGATGAGGTCTTGGAGGCGATAAGTGGTCGTGCCGTTCCAGACGAACGGGATCGCGAATGCCGACGAAGCCGTGCCGACAACCCAGCCGGCGGAATTAACGCCTCTGCCTGAGGCCTGAGTTGTGCCGACCGGCAGCGGAACAGCGACCATTCCGCCCGATGGCGACCAACGGAACGGCAGGCCTGAGCCTTGATTGAGCATGCTCGAGCCTGTTACAAAACCGCTGTTGCTGACGCCGAACGCGAGGGCTCCGTTCGATCCGGGCAGAGCACCAACCTCGGTGGCCGTGTTGCTGCTCATGTCATAAACGATGCCGACATTTCGTGCCGCATTATTTGGGTCGATGCCCTGGCCGACTATGCGGCCCGAATCGTTGATGCCGAACGCGGTGGTGAAAAAGCATCCGGTCGCAGTCGTTTGCGTTATCACGGTCGCAACTCCGGCACTGTAGATCACCGCCCGCTGCAGAGTTCCGGCATTGACCGAGCCAACCGCAACTCCTGAAGTCGTCACATCGTTCGCATCGCCAAGCGTTTCGCCCGCCGGGAGCGGAAGCTGTGAGACAACGCCATTCTGCCACACCAGCGGAAGCCTGCCGGACCCAAATGCCGTCGTCGCTCCCGTTCCAACGACGATTCCGTTGTCATTCGCACTATTCGCGACGGCGAAATTCCGACCCGCCAGATTAGGCAACGCCACGCGGCCGCCGCTCTGCGTCCAGCTATATGCCTGCGTCGCTCCGGTCCGGAACGACCGCCCGACCGCCACGCCGCCGTTCGAAACACCAAACCCCTGCGAAGCCGTATCGCCCGCCTGCACCACACCGAGGTCAAAGATCTGATACTGCGGCGCACCGTCTGCACGATCGTCCGCCGCGGCTTTGCTGTTCGTTGTCGAGATCTGAACGCCGACGCCGATCAGGGCGAAAGTTGCGAGAATAATAAGTGATATCGGCCAAAGCGATGTGCGTTTTGAATGGGCAATGTTTTTCATAAATATTCCTTGTCGTTGCTGTGACAAAACAGTTGCGTCGAGCCATTTTGGGACAAAAGCCGGACGCATTTCTAATTGGATCTTGGTGTTACGACAGACAGTATATGCCTAATTTTATACGCGTCCAAACACATGAACGAGGGTGTTTGAAAAGTTAGGAGAATAAGAGAGAAACCACGAAATAACACAAAAAGAACACGAAAATGAGATATTCCCCTTTTCGTGTCCCTTTGGTGCTTTTTCGTGGTTACTTCTTCTTGTTCTTGCTTTTCGCCTACTTCTCCACATCCTCTAAAAGCGGAGTTGTTTCGTCGTCTGTGGGACGTGAATAGTAGTTGTAGTAGCCCGAGCCGTAATAATAGTATTCGGTCGAATTGGCTTTGATGCCGTTCAGCACGACGCCGTAGATTCGGGCTCCGATCGCGCTGACGCGCTGCTTGAACTGCTTCATGAGGTGAAGCGAGCTCTTATTGGCCATGGCGACGAGCACGACGCCATCAACCAACGTCGAAAGGATCGAGGCGTCGGTGAAGGAGATCGCGGGCGGCGAATCGATGATCACGTGCTTGAATTTGCCCGAGAG includes:
- a CDS encoding lytic transglycosylase domain-containing protein produces the protein MKKSHLSILICLLLATPALSQDRPRFFDNFDTSHGVQVVKPAYIQTSAKGGPSASSVTYATPSGSTKLVNGKRYLMPTGMSAPVNASKAKQNTRSSNMNVYEGLAEREGTSYGTRSSAMSMGTNNGMKGFTTGNPEHDSYIVDSSRRYGIDPLLIYAQMHQESSFKLKATSNKGASGLMQLMPATARRLGVSNIYDPKQNIEGGVKYMRMLLDMFGQDVNLALAGYNAGEGAVMKYGNNIPPYNETREYVRRISARYSSISNPALASTMPRVNNRTAAQLAKNEAPPLTIQQNAMAVKLPDGRMRLVN
- a CDS encoding AbrB/MazE/SpoVT family DNA-binding domain-containing protein → MQSSAKITSKGQITIPLKVRTALGVKEGDKLVFEQNGGEMTVRPQKRESRFAKYAGIGNPGIGKGREAVISYVRSLRDPE
- a CDS encoding carboxypeptidase regulatory-like domain-containing protein, whose amino-acid sequence is MKNIAHSKRTSLWPISLIILATFALIGVGVQISTTNSKAAADDRADGAPQYQIFDLGVVQAGDTASQGFGVSNGGVAVGRSFRTGATQAYSWTQSGGRVALPNLAGRNFAVANSANDNGIVVGTGATTAFGSGRLPLVWQNGVVSQLPLPAGETLGDANDVTTSGVAVGSVNAGTLQRAVIYSAGVATVITQTTATGCFFTTAFGINDSGRIVGQGIDPNNAARNVGIVYDMSSNTATEVGALPGSNGALAFGVSNSGFVTGSSMLNQGSGLPFRWSPSGGMVAVPLPVGTTQASGRGVNSAGWVVGTASSAFAIPFVWNGTTTYRLQDLIPANSGWDLSTNTSSSALGISDNGIIVGTGVFNGATRGYAMVPVGVTPTPTPSPTPTTFLAFGSTTYKQDESQSIDVTINRTGVTTGGTTAFLTLTSTRAVIGTAGCGTGADVINMTGNVINFNPGETSKTVTLGLCGDLSADTDETVNLTLTNVTPGASAPNSAVLTINDTANQFKNPAAISIIQGTAAGLYPSPIVVTGATTNAFRIRVTLYDFYSTKPDNLDVLLVGPNGAKYALVGDVGGPVAITEAGAVTLTLADYPNAVLPDSGPLATGIFKPTTCETPVTNFPAPAPAGPYVEPGCVVARTNAQSLYGNFAGVTANGTWNLYIRDDNGVARPENVDELTGELKGGWGIELLPSTATGIDISGRVLSPDGRGLRNATVTITDPQGNRRTATTGSFGYYKFFDVEAGSSVVMEVRSNRYRFSSRLVQVLDTITDLDFSGIE
- a CDS encoding magnesium transporter, with amino-acid sequence MLYISQILNRPIFDIRDEKIAVIKDVIVKYGEEEHPPVIGLVARYSRRNFFIPSRDFQNLGLHGATMTSAILNLTPFVRRDGEVLLGKDVLDNQLIDVDGKRVVRVNDVQLIEAGDMWRVSGADVSLQGFVRRLMPKGFYGSDRPVEVIDWADVGYLATDTATVTVQLKSSKDKLSRLHPVEIAQLAESLSPIHRTEVVESLDDEIAADTLEEMSTEAQARILEDMDEERAADILEEMSPDDAVDVLDEMDDEKSEQLFNLMEENEKADVAELMRFEHDTAGGLMTTEFVVFPKHLTVGETIRGLREMAETPNMIYYLYVVEEEDSWKICGLISLRSLILADPNRKLEEVMRTDFRFAHPSESAEDVAQTISEYNLLALPVIDDEGDIAGIVTVDDAMEILLPKNLQRRLPRLFS
- a CDS encoding DinB family protein, with the translated sequence MKTIRNEANRSSLIDRLSKLKGDETPLWGRMNVNQMMSHLVQAGEFPFEASLPDKSTFASRTFIKPLILYVLTMPKEVKVSADFDQQANGRKPEEFDADRGKLVDLINKLGDAPVDSECKYHPMFGKMTAKEWALLVHKHIDHHLRQFGV
- a CDS encoding PH domain-containing protein, translated to MYCIKCGADNLETAKFCRKCGESFEVEEETRVAIRENGAVASMGGDADTDSQEAEIFAISPTLMFVKVGYALAALGALFLAAFTSVFLSNWISVWLSVFIGLLLFLIPAYYHFKRQMVSYKLTESKLEIDEGFISRTTRSVPIRRIQDVTVSSTMLQRMLGFGNLTIDNASDDGGKVVMKNINTPKFYADVLLRQMRRLDQ
- a CDS encoding PIN domain-containing protein, coding for MISAVDTNVIVALWDADERDHLTALDLLDEAASRGGIAICGAVYGELLAGPGRTEEFINNFLDDAEIVVNWSSSEAIWRTAASAFQKYAARRRRGRSGEARRILTDFYIGAHALENGHSLLTLDDGIYRAAFPKLSLFRV